The Raphanus sativus cultivar WK10039 unplaced genomic scaffold, ASM80110v3 Scaffold0644, whole genome shotgun sequence DNA segment CCGCAAGTCGACCTGATCTCTGTCTGAGTGTGGGTATTTGTGCTCGTTATCAAGCATCTTCGAAGGAGTCGCACATGAATGTTGTTAAGCGTATCATTAAATATGTGAAAGGAACTTTGGATTTTGGTCTTCACTATACCTTTGAAACTAATGTGAATCTTGCAGGTttttgtgatgcagattgggctggttgCTTAGATGACAGACATAGCACTTCTGGAGGTTGTTTCTTTCTTGGGAACAACATGGTAGCTTGGCACAGCAAGAAGCAGAACTGTGTCTCTCTCTCGACTGTTGAGGCTGAGTACATTGCATTGGGAAGCTGTTGCACACAATTACTTTGGATGCGACAAATGCTCGTTGATTATGGTATCATCTCTGATCCCATGCTTGTTCATTGTGATAACATGAGTGTCATAAACTTGTCTAAGAATCCTGTTCAGCATTCTAGAGCATGTGGATATACGACATCACTTTGTGAGAGAGCTAGTTGAGATGAGAATTGTGATTCTAGAGCATGTATCAACCGAGAAACAGCTTGCTGATCTCTTTACCAAACCATTGGACTACAATACCTTCCTAGGGCTTCGTAAGGCCTTGGGAATTGTTAATCTCTGAATAAGTCCTGTCAGAAGAGGAAGGTCACTGCATGTTCATCGCACTGACTAAGTCATTGTACTACTACACCATCAGAACCTTGAGTCAACAAGTTCACTTCTGCAAGTCATCCTCCACGAGTTTATCACTTCTCTCTTAGGTTCACTGAAGAAAGACACTCATCTCGGATCAGGATGCTATCACATTTTAGTTCTGAGTACTGATCACTGTCTGGATTGAACGAGGAAACACTTTAGGAGCTGAGTGTATAAGTAAGGAGAAGAAGGTGTGTTAAACAAAGAAAAGTCTGAGTTACTCAGTAACAGAGAGTTAAGCAAATGGCCTGGAATGATAGATACTCGAGTTGGAACTGGATGCTATCACATTTTGATTCTGACTACGATCACTGTCTTGACTGGGCAGAGAAGATCACAATTCTTAGAGATGGCCCGATCTGGATCAGGGTGTTATCCCACTTTGTGTCTAGACTCGGATACCATCTCATTGCACTGAATTGTCGATTGTACTCTTGGAGTCAAATTTAATCAAAGTTCTTGTCGAGTAGAAGAGACAAGCACAAGATGCTTAACACGTGTTTCCAGACATTGCTAATGAGTGTGAGTGTGAACTTGAGGAAGAATGATTAGCTAAAGTGAATCTTGTGTGTGACAGCTACTCGGCTGAGAAAGAGCTACTAACTTGGGTTGACTCATTGATTTCATTAAAGTTCTTTGTGGTAGATGACTGAGTTGGTGCAATGACTTATGTGTCTTTCTTCTGGACAAAAAGGCATCATGAGCATGCCTTAAATGGTTACGTGTATATAAAGTTTTTCTTGATACTTGTTTGGTGATTCTCGGTTCTCTCTCTCAGGCTCTCACATGGCTGTAAGTGTTGTCGAAAATCACTTGGTCATAACTTTTCTTATGTTGTTTTggttctttatttttcttttgggcCTCACTTATCCTTGGGCCTCTCTTATGTGACTAATAAAGGGTGAGTTGATAAGTATTTTTAGGAGCATTGTTATTATCGCCACTTTCAAAAGGATTCCCAAGCTCAGCTCTCTCTTCTCTTGCCATCGATATGCAACCGCAAAGAAGCTCCCGTCTAAATCGAGGCTCATCTGGTGCTGGAAGCTCGTTTCAGCCTCCCTCGTCGCAGTCGCAGTCTTCTCCACCGGCGCGGAAGCGAGTCCGTCGGCGTCCATCGCGCGATGTCTCACCGGAGCTTGTTGAGCCGGAAAATGAGTCGCTCTCGGAGACAGACTCCGACAATGGTATAGTGAATCCGTTGGGTGAAACTGAGACCTTTGCGAATCAAGCTAAGGAAGCTCGCTATCATGAAAATCGCCAAGATAAACAGAAGGCTAATCATAAGTAGAAGATAAACAGAAGGCTAATCATGCATACactttttttttcgtttttttcagTAAATGTGgtatttaacattttacacATGACTGAAAAATGTATTATTCTAGTCAGTCGATTCTAGTGTGtacaaaaagagaagaagaaaacacaCATGTATGAATTATGCAATTATTAAAGTTAATTTTTGATACTTTGTACTAATTATTTATAACTTTACATAAACACCAAAATACATTAATGTTATTGTTCTCTTTTGAAAACCCAAATAATTTTACTACTGAAAAGCAAAAGTACAATAACATTTAATTTAACACACGGATAACGTGTATAGTGTACAATGCAAATGCAtcaaaataaacgtgaaaaatCAACCtacctaaaagaaaaaaacacacgTGAAAACTTCTATCACGATAActgcaaaaataaaaagtatcaCGAGAATCCATTTTTGATTTATCTCAACATTTCTGGTATGGTTTGTATGAGAGTTAGTTGTGTAGGAAAGTTTTGACTGAGACTCACAGAAATATACTCTTACCAAAAGAGTAAAGGATTCCTACTTATCCGCAATGCTTAATGTCCAAAATAACCTTTTAGACTTTAGTGGATACTAAATAACTTTGAGGTTTAAACCGAGCAAAATAGTCGAATCTTATATAAAAGCATAGTAAATAACATTTCCCAAATaagtaattaagaaaaaaaacatttttcattctttccacatatataattttgttttctaagtCGCCTGAGAGCCGCCTCCCTCTCCGGCGGCGTTACGAGCCATGGCTTCGGTGACAGTCGCCAATTTCTGCAGATTCAGTTTAACGACTGTATCAGCGAACATTCTTGTGTCCTCTTCCGAGTTCCCTTCCGGCATATCCACGACGTACGACTCGAGCACCACCGTCCACACCCGTCTCTCCTTCTCGAACCTGTGCACGGTCGTCACCGACTTGTAGTTCACCAGCCTGTGCTCTCCTCCGATGATGCTAAACCCCGTCACTCGCCTCTCGTCGTCTAGTATATCGAGCCTCTCCGTCGACGTGTTCGCCGGCAATCCACTGATCACGATCACGTCGCGCGTGCATCCAACACGCATCTCGAATCCTTCATCGACGGAGCAGGATTTGATGAAGTGTTTGTACGTCTGCGGTTTGTCGAACTGACGGACGACTGACCAGACGATCTCCGGCGGCGCGTGGATTCGCTGCGCGTGGAGTGAGGAGCAGCTTCCTGGACCGAGTTGGTAAGTGTGGAACTCGGCGATGGATTGCGCGAGGGCTGATCGTTCTTCCTGAGTTAACTCCGAAGGCATGGTGATGATTCTTGTGGGGTTTATGCAATCAACCTATGATGGACATGTAAAGAAGAATCACATCTGATGATCTGAAAGAAGATCAAAGAAGGAGAATAAGACAGTAAGTAGAACTAGGTTTATGAAGACAGAAGTAGATCTAGGTTTATGAAGCGCTTACCCGAACAGATGAGCATAAGCTGTtttgtatgaatatttcttctcatatactaataaataaatacacttttattttatttactactACGACTCTCTCCCCTAAAAATGGTATCCCAACGTACAATTTGCTTTAATAATTTAAGATTTGGATCTCTTAACAGCTAATTAGCCGAGAAATGTTTGACGTTAACGATGTTAATCATTAAAAGTAGGTGAGTGCTAAAACATATCGATCTTCTAATTGGCTCTCACCATCATCAACTTCTATATCAACAAGTACATGGAGTATTTTATTCAtcctttgttttattttctgcgtggaataataaattttgttacTACTTTTTAGTGAAATAATAAATGCCGATTTCCTTTATGTCGTCGTTTAATAACCAAGTTGGCAACttgcaaaaaaaataatcaagttGGCAACTTGCACCAGCATCACCTTTGCCATAATTAGAAGAAATCGATTTTTAAAGTAATGCAAATAGaattactcaaaaaaaaaaatagggtgTATGCaaatagaagagaaaagagagtagtacaaataaatattgttatatgAGTTATCTAGCCGATGTCCAACTAATATTGTACTCCtactctaatatttttttaatgataccTCGATCCAGTGgaatttgataatatatattataatatattactatgtgtacaaataataaaatattataagttttaATTGCCGTCCATAATGGTCTACCGTCTACGAGTGTGAAGTTGTAGTGAGAGGTGAGAGGTTTTTTCTCTCTAAAGCGTCCCCTAGTGGGCTTAAGTGGTTCTCTCGAGTGTCTAAGTACAATCTGCATTGGGGTTATCATAAAAGTGGTTAAAACACGTTTTTAAACCAAAAAGTCAAAGAAAACATTGGTTTGTGGTATAATCTGCCTCTCCGTCATTAAAATTCATCTGTTTGTTCATCTTTTGTTTCAAGCATTTAAGGAGATTGTGGGTGGGAGCTAGATTTAAGTGAGATCTGAGTGAAAATTTGCCCTATTTAAAGATGTCTATTGCCATGGATAGAGCGATGATGGCGCTCAacctagaagaagaagacgtgCCTTTCAAGATGCCAACACTACCTGGGTTTAGCTCGGCTGAAGATAACAAACTGAGTCTGATAGGTCGAGTTCTAAACCCAGAGTGTCAAAAGATGTCAAACTTGATATACAGGATGCCAAGGAAGTGGGGAAAAGAAGGAAGAGTCCGTGGGGTTGCTCTGTCTGCAGAACGTTTCCAATTCTTCTTTCAAAAGGAGCATGACCTCTTAGATGTTCTTGAGAAAGGGGTCCAAACCTGCAACGAGTGGGTTATTGTGCTGGAACGCTGGGTGGAGAACCCTCCAGAAGATTACCTGCAACATGTGCCTATTTGGGTCCAAATCAGTAAAATCCCGGTGAACCACTACACTGAGAAAGCTCTTACGGCATTGGGGGATATCGTGGGCGAAACCATGGTTGTTGCTTACGACCCATCCAAGCCCATTACTCAGCCGTTTGTCAGGGTTAAGGTTAAGTTCAACGTCGCGAAGGCTTTGCGACCCTCGAAGGTGATTGATCTGGGGGAAGGAAAAACAGCTGTGGTTCACTTTCACTATGAAAATATCCAGAAGCGCTGTTTTACTTGCTTCCGTCTTAACCATGAGAAGTCAATTTGCCCTCTGACGGTGAATCGACGCCGAGAGGAAGCCAGAGTCAGAAGAATGAAAATCCAAGAGGAGTTAGCTCTAAAGCAGCCTATTATCCAGCCTCAGGACCCACTGTATGGAGTTCTCTCCGATGACCAGGTGGGGATAAACCCTGATACAGGCCGTCCTCGAATTGCTGAAGAAGTCCTACAGGAGATGAGAAGGTACCTTCTTGCCAACACAGGGGAGGATCAGGCTATCAAGATTGACAGAGTCATAAACTCAGTCAAAGAAGCTGAGTCTGATCCGATGGTGCAAAGAGCTTGCCTTAGGTTGGAGGCTCCTCCTGAGTTTACCAAGATCTTAACAGAGAAAAAGGCCTAGTTTTTTGATTATGGAAAGCAGCTGGCGATCCAGGAGAACAAGGCTCAGGCCCCTAAACCAGACAAGCTGATGGCAGCCTCTTTCAAGGCTTTCGAAACTCGGAGTCTTCCTGGGAAGGGAGATCTGTACAGCTCAGATGGAAATTCAAGCAGCTTCAACTCATCTCGCTCTGTTTATCCAACGGTTTTCAAGTCAGAGGCTTGGGAGTCTGGCTCATCCGGGACTAACAGAATGCG contains these protein-coding regions:
- the LOC130502666 gene encoding abscisic acid receptor PYR1-like, which translates into the protein MPSELTQEERSALAQSIAEFHTYQLGPGSCSSLHAQRIHAPPEIVWSVVRQFDKPQTYKHFIKSCSVDEGFEMRVGCTRDVIVISGLPANTSTERLDILDDERRVTGFSIIGGEHRLVNYKSVTTVHRFEKERRVWTVVLESYVVDMPEGNSEEDTRMFADTVVKLNLQKLATVTEAMARNAAGEGGGSQAT
- the LOC130502665 gene encoding uncharacterized protein LOC130502665 — encoded protein: MSIAMDRAMMALNLEEEDVPFKMPTLPGFSSAEDNKLSLIGRVLNPECQKMSNLIYRMPRKWGKEGRVRGVALSAERFQFFFQKEHDLLDVLEKGVQTCNEWVIVLERWVENPPEDYLQHVPIWVQISKIPVNHYTEKALTALGDIVGETMVVAYDPSKPITQPFVRVKVKFNVAKALRPSKVIDLGEGKTAVVHFHYENIQKRCFTCFRLNHEKSICPLTVNRRREEARVRRMKIQEELALKQPIIQPQDPLYGVLSDDQVGINPDTGRPRIAEEVLQEMRRYLLANTGEDQAIKIDRVINSVKEAESDPMVQRACLRLEAPPEFTKILTEKKA